The Vibrio penaeicida sequence CAACCAAAAGGCCGAGGGACCTTTTGTTGTTTTTGCGCCCCATAGTGGGCGCTTTTTTTATATACAACCTATATAAATAGATATAGCCTAATATGCACCTAGTTTTGTTGTGGTGTCGCATGGTAATTCGTTGGTTGATTTATGTTTTTTCTGTCTCTATTGCATTCTTATATCTTTCAGGTGTTTTCTATTTCTGGGAACCTGATGATATTAAAAAGGGTTCGTTTACCTATTATCTAAAGTTACCTAAAGAAGTTCGAGAGTTTAGTTGCTATCAATCAATTAATGATGTGACTTTTACTTATCGAGTGGCGGACGGTCTTAAGCCAGCAATTATCACTGCCAAATTCATACAAAATATCTCCCTTTATACATTGAGATACAAACTGCTGAAAGATGGCTTCCACTGTAAGGGCATTGATGGCAGCACCAGCATCAGATGTTCTGGAAAGTACGTTGATGGAGTAGTTTCTCTGATGATTCAGCGTCTTGTTGGAGTTGGGTTAGAAGTAGAAGCGACTTTTATAGGAGTCGGAGAAAGTTAAATGCAAATAACTAAAGAAGTTAGTAAGCGCTGGTTATTTTATCTACTGAGCACATTTTTCCTTGTCTATCTGTTGTGGTCTCTGCTTTATATTGATCAGTTATCAAAACAACTAACTACCGAAAAAACCAGAGTAGTGAGTATGGCTAGACACTTAGAATTGTGGAAAGAAATCACTGGTAACAATAGTGGGTACCTTAATCAAGCTGTGCTTTTGCAGGAAAACCAAGATATACAAATTACGCTAGTTGAGAATGCGGATATAGAAGATGGACAGAGATTCTATGCCATGTACTATTCAGAGGCGGCAAAGGAACAGGATTTTAGGCAGTATTTTTCAGAATTAGTTTTAGGTAACTATTTTTACATCTTGACGGATGCGGATGGAAAGATTCGAGAATTTTTCTGGGACAAGCCATAGATTTTAAAGTGATAAAGCTCGCGTTGGGCTAGAACTGAGCACATAAGTTAATTATATAAATACTAACTACGGGTGTCTGAACTTGAATTCAGACGCCCGTTTTACTTTTACTGCCAAGTACCCAATGCCATCTCAGTGGTAAAACCGGGTCCAAATGCTGCCATGACGCCTTGTTCTCCTGCTTTTCGATGTTCAAAACTTCTTCTGAGTACATCGATAACGGCAGCGCTAGAGGTATTGCCAGTTTCACGCAAGCATGCTCTAGAATGGTCTAGGGCGTCAGGTGTTAGACCTAACGTGCGCTCTACTTCATCTTGAATTCTCCGACCTCCGGTATGGAAGAGGTAGAAGTCCAGATCTTTAGATCGCTTATCCTGACGAGATTGAACAAAATCATCGATGACAGGAGCAACGCGTTCAATCGAGTACATCACTTCCTTATCTAATGAGAATTTAAAACCCCTCGGTGTCATGTCGTAGCGAATAAATGCTTCACTTTGTTGTAGGAAGTGGCTGGCAGAGTGTGTGAGTTTCATTCCGCTGGTTTGATCGTCTCCACGCATGACTACTGCTGCACATGCATCGCCAAACAGTGAGTTGGTCACAAAGTCTTGAATACGGTTCGCGTATTTATCAAAGCACAGCGATGACGTTTCTAGTGTCACAATCAGGGCGTTGTTGTTCGGTGACTGTTGGCAGTGGTCAAATGCTCGATTCACTGCAGCAGCACCTGCTACACATCCCATCTGAGCCATTGGCAACTGAATGGTTGAATTGTTGAGGTTAAGTGCATTGATTAAATGAGCTGTGAGCGAAGGCATCATAAAACCAGTGCATGAGGTCACAATGACCATGGTGATATCTTTGATCTGAAGATCCGCATTCTCAATTGCTTGAAGGGCGGCTTGTTCAGACATAAACCGAGCCTGTTCATCGTAAATAGCGCTTCGTTCATCAAAATCTTCTAGCGAGACGACTTTCTCGAGTGGGACGATAAGGTGGCGTTTATCAATACTTGAATTTCTAACCATATCAAACGCTTTTTCTGCGTGAGGTTGGTCGCTATGCAGTGTGCGAAGGCATTCAATAATTTCGTCTTGAGTCACCACGTACTCGGGAAAATAGACGGAAGGCTTACTTAAAACACTCATGACGTTTCTCCTGTTGTTGTTTTATAAATGATCATTTAGGTATTCATAATTTATAAAAACAACAAGAGTTGCATCATTATATGAATCTGGTTCCGCATCAAAATGAGAGTTGTGGAACAAAACGTTAAGGAGTGCACCAATGTTTCACTTTCCACCCATCTGCTTCTTTTTAATGGGTGGGTTTCCGCCTAAACGGATTTCGGTTTTTCAGGTGCTCATAGAGGCAGTTCACTCACAGCCTTTATGGTTAAAGGGTTGTTAATAAAATGTATCAGGTTGGTCTGGGTTTTGCTCTTAGTCGAGTACATGGTCTTCAGTGATGACGACTAAGTGTTAAACAAGGAGAATATAAATGTTAAAGCCTCTTACCCTACTTTCTGCCTCTATCTTGGCGCTTACCAGTTTCCAAGCGGCTGCTAACTGTGACCCTGGCGAGATTGTTATTAAATTCAGCCATGTGACCAATACAGATAAACACCCCAAAGGCATTGCTGCCTCTCTACTTGAGAAGCGTGTGAACGAAGAGATGAACGGCAAAGCCTGTATGCAGGTATTCCCTAACTCAACGCTTTACGATGACAATAAGGTCCTTGAAGCGCTACTCAATGGTGATGTGCAATTAGCGGCACCATCGCTATCGAAGTTTGAAAAGTTCACTAAGAAGTACCGTATTTTCGATTTGCCATTTCTGTTTGAAGATGTGGACGCTGTCGACCGTTTCCAAAACTCAGAAGCGGGTGACAAGCTTAAAAATGCGATGAAACGTCGTGGATTGAAAGGATTGTCGTTCTGGCACAACGGAATGAAGCAAATGTCTGCGAGCAAACCGCTGATGTCTCCTAGCGATGCAGAGGGGCTGAAATTCCGTGTTCAAGCGTCGGATGTATTGGTCGCGCAATTTGAACAGTTAGGGGCGAACCCACAAAAAATGTCGTTCAAAGAAGTGTACGGTGGCCTTCAAACGAAAGTTATCGATGGACAGGAAAACACGTGGTCGAACATTTATGGCAAAAAATTCTTCGAAGTTCAGGACGGGGTTACGGAAACCAACCATGGCATTATCGATTACTTAGTGGTGACCTCAAATACATGGTGGAAAGAATTACCTCAGGACGTTCGAGAAGAGTTTAATGCCATTCTTAATGATGTGACGGCTGCACGTAATTCCGCTTCCAGTGAGGTAAACGAAATCAACAAGCAAAACATCATAGCCGCGGGTGGCGTAGTAAGGTCTTTGACACCTGAACAACGTCAGGAGTGGGTGACTGCACTTAGACCTGTCTGGAAGAAGTTTGAAAAAGACATCGGTGCAGATTTGCTCGAAGCCGCTTTAGCTTCAAATAAATAATAAAATTTAACCACGAAAGTTCAACAGACCCTAGGCATGACAATTTCTGTCATGCCCATTTCCCTTACATTTTTCCTAATACAGCGGAGTATCTGTATGGAACAGTCCTTATTTACTCGAGTCGGTAAGGTAACGGATCAAATCGAAGAAACACTGATTGCCTTGTTTCTTGGGAGTATGACCCTACTTACCTTTTCTAATGTGGTGTTTCGTTATGTGTTTAACGACAACATCCTTTGGGCACTGGAACTGACCGTTTTTCTCTTTGCCTGGATGGTACTTGTCGGCGCTTCTTATGGCGTGAAAAAACATTTTCATATTGGTGTGGATGTCATTATTAACCTCGCACCAGAGCGGGGAAGAAAGATGTACGCATTAGCTGCTGTTGCGCTGTGCCTGCTTTTTTCTATTTTGTTATTTATTGGTTCTTGGAATTATTGGTTTCCGTTTGTGACTGAGCGCGCATGGTACGAGACCGACGATATTCCTATGCCGGAAATTCTGCAATTCCTATCCGATTGGATGAATGAAGGCGAGCGCTACGAAAAAATGCCACGCTTTATCCCTTACGCTGCACTTCCAATTGGTATGGCGTTACTGACCTTTCGCTTTGCGCAATGCGCGTGGCAAATCGCGACAGGAAAAATCGATCGTCTTATTTCCAGCCATGAAGCGGAAGAAGATTTAGAAGCACTGAAATCTGAAAGCAAGGAGAGCTAAGCCATGGACATTTTATTGCTGTTTATTATGGTCATAGGCTTCATGTTAATTGGTGTGCCCATTGCGGTTTCCCTTGGTCTAGCCAGTGTCCTATTTCTGTTGCTTCACTCTGATGCTTCGTTGGCTTCTGTTGCCCAAACTTTGTTTAATGCGTTTGCTGGCCATTACACATTATTGGCCATCCCGTTTTTTATACTCGCCTCAAGTTTTATGTCTACGGGGGGCGTTGCCCGTCGAATCATTCGATTTGCGATTGCGATGGTGGGTTGGTTCCGTGGTGGTTTAGCAATGGCGTCGGTCGTAGCCTGCATGATGTTTGCGGCGTTATCGGGTTCATCTCCTGCAACGGTGGTGGCTATCGGTAGTATTGTTATTGCGGGCATGGTGAAGAATGGATATTCCAAAGAATTCGCTGCTGGTGTTATTTGCAATGCAGGCACATTGGGAATCCTCATTCCGCCATCCATCGTGATGGTTGTATACGCTGCCGCGACAGATGTTTCTGTTGGGCGGATGTTCTTAGGTGGTGTAATTCCGGGCTTGCTTGCTGGAGTGATGTTGATGATTGCCATCTACATTGCGGCAAGAGTCAAAAACCTGCCAGCACAGCCCTTTGTGGGGTGGGGCGAAGCCTTTGCGGCCGCAAAAGATGCAAGCTGGGGTTTATTACTGATCGTGATCATTCTTGGCGGGATTTACGGTGGGGTATTTACACCAACAGAGGCGGCAGCCGTCGCGGCTGTGTATTCTTTCCTTATTGCAAACTTCATCTACAAGGATATGGGGCCGTTTGCAGATAAAGAAAACACCAAACCATTGTTGGTGAAAGTGTTCCAAACCTTTGTTCACAAAGACACAAAGAACACGTTATATGATGCGGGTAAGCTAACGATTATGTTGCTGTTTATCATCGCTAATGCGTTGATTTTAAAGCACGTTCTCACAGAAGAACGCATTCCTCAGATGATCACCGAGTCAATGCTATCGGCGGGCTTAGGCCCAATCACCTTCCTTATTGTTGTAAACGTCTTACTGCTTATCGGTGGCCAGTTTATGGAGCCATCAGGTTTATTGATCATCGTTGCTCCTTTAGTTTTCCCTATTGCCATTGCGCTGGGTATCGACCCGATCCACCTTGGCATTATGATGGTGGTGAACATGGAAATTGGGATGATCACGCCGCCTGTCGGGCTCAATTTGTTTGTGACAGCAGGGGTAGCGAAAATGTCGATGATGAATGTGGTCAAAGCCGCGCTACCTTGGGTTGCGGTGATGTTCCTCTTCCTCGTGATTGTCACTTATGTTCCATGGGTGTCGACTTGGCTACCGACCACGCTTATGGGACCTGAAATCATAACAAAATAGAAGCGAAGCGTAGAGACACCCTACACTCAACCGTTATCGCTCAATAAAACGCACTTGCCCTGCTTTCCCCTGCAGGGCTTTTTTATTTTGAACGACTTAGCTTGCTTCTCGTTCTTCTTCCTTGGTTCTAAAGATAGAATCCACGATTTTCTGGGTTACTGGAACAACGAATATGCTTAATGGCAGTGCGACCCAAAATGACATGAACCATGTATTCGGCCAAGTAGAGATAGCTTGTGAAACATCTACAGTTAGTAGCCCCATTGCTAAAGACATTCCACCAGACATGATTAAAGCCATAATGGCTGAGAATAGGTAAAACTCTTTCCGTTCTAAGCTCATTTTGTTTACTCCCCTGTTATCGATGTTTATGTTAACGGCTTCCAATTTGGTCTAGTGAAAATGTTTTACTTTGCCCAAACGTTGAGAACGCTTTCTAGTTTGCTGTCCAATTCATGGTTGATTAACACTTGGTTGTCGCTATTAAAGTTGTCATAGAAACTCGGAATGCTCAGTGAACCTACAACCTTACCTCCAAAATGTGGTGCTGCTTCAGTGGCAAGCTTTAGAACATTATTTGCTCCACTGGGACCTGGCGAGGTTGCTAGAAAAATAACAGGCTTGTCTTGGTAGACATTTCTGTCTATACGACTTAACCAATCGAACAAGTTTTTGAACGCAACAGTAAAGTTACCGTTATGTTCTGCAAGAGAAATGAGAACTGCATCAGCCTGTTCGATTCGTTTTGCAAACGAGTGTGCTGTTTTCGGAATGCCGTACTCTTCTTCAAGATCAATATTATAGATAGGTAAGTCAAAATCGTTAATGTCGACAAAATCAATTTCGGAATCCACTAGCTTGCTGGAGGCGAACTTTACTAGCTGCTTGTTAATTGAATTACGACTGTTTGTTGCGGCTAAAGTGAGTACTTTCATGTGGATCCTCGAATATTAGTTCTGCTATTAAGTGTGATTTAGGGTTAATAACGGCGATTTAAATTACAACGAGCCAAGTTCCCCAGCTTGATACCGAGCAGTAACATCATCTATTTCTTGCTGATTGCTCATCGCAAAAGGTCCTTGCTGTACGAAGCTTTCATTAATGGTTTCGCCTGACAGTAGAGTAAAGTGGCTTTGAGTTTCGGACGTTCCACGCACATTCAATTCGATGGGATCTGTTTGGCTTATTGTGGTTGATTCTCCTTGAGCAAGCGCATGCCATTTGCCGTCAATTTTGTACTGTAAGTCACCCTCTACCGCGTACAACCATGCATTAAAGTCTTCCTTTATATTGTGCGTGAACGTTGAATCTTCTGAAGCGTATCCATCCAGTATTAAGAAAGGCCAAACGGATGACTCGGAAACACGTTGACCATTACTTTCACCCAAAACTAACCTTACGCGATAACCCTGACCTTCAAGAGTGGGCATATTTTTCTTTTTGATATGCAGAGAGCTAGGTGATTGGTGTTTAAGTTTGGCCGGTAAATTTACGAATATTTGTAAGCCGTGGATTTTAGCGCCTTGGCGTGGAGCTTCATCATGTAAAGCGCCGCTTCCTGCATTCAGCCAGTATAGGTCTCCAGCTTCTATATCAAAGTCGTTACCCAAAGAGTCGCGGTTGTTAAATTTGCCTTCGCTATCTTCAAAAATGACCGATACGGCTGAGATACCAGCATGAGGGTGAGCACCAAATGTCGGTACTGTCATTGTGTAGTGATCCACCATGATGATTGGGTCCATAGTCCCTTCGAACTGAGAGTGTCGAAACCCTAGGCCGGTAAATCCGCTACCAACGCTCAGAGCGTTGCCTGTTACCTTTACCTGTTGAGTAGCGTTGATGTTTTTTAGAGCAGTCATAATTCTTTTCCGTTCCATTTGTTGGCTTGAAACTAATATATCCGTTTGGTTTAACTCAAAAAACCGTTAATATCTGAACATATCGTTCCATATTTAGGACAATAAAATGAAGGTCGATCTGAATGATTACTTCTATTTTGTACATGTAGTAGAGAAAAAAGGGTACACAGCGGCAGCAAGAGATTTAAATATGCCTAAATCTCGGTTGAGCCGTCATGTCACGCAGTTAGAGGAGCGTTTAGGAGTGAGGCTGTTGCAAAGAACCTCACGTAACGTAACGGTAACGGATGAAGGCCATGGGTTTTATCAGCATGCTCGAAAATTGGTCGACACCATGGAATTGGCCGAGGCGGCGATGGAAAGCCGAATGGGGCTGCTGAGCGGGAAAGTTGTTTTAAGTTGCTCAACGGGAGTCGCTCAATTTGCGCTTATCGATATCATCACTGAATTTGCTAAGCTGTATCCCCAAGTCCTTATTGAGCAACGTGTTTCGAATACAAACGTTGATCTGATTGCTGAAGGTATCGATATGGCGATTAGGGGGCACAGTAGTGAACTACCCGATTCAAGCTTAATTCAACGATTTATCACCAAAGTAGAATGGTCCTTGTATTGCTCACCAAGCTATTTAGAAGAAATTGGAAAAATTGAAAGTCCCTACGATTTAGCGCGATGCCGAGTACTCAAAGTTGGGCGATCTAACGGAAAAGATGCCATCCCTCTTCAGCGCAAAGATGGACTGCGCACACACCAAAATACCAACATCGTCATGTGTTCAGAAGATATGTCGACGCTAAAACAAGCGACAATAGAAGGCCTCGGTGTCATTGCCTTGCCTGATTAT is a genomic window containing:
- a CDS encoding TRAP transporter large permease, with amino-acid sequence MDILLLFIMVIGFMLIGVPIAVSLGLASVLFLLLHSDASLASVAQTLFNAFAGHYTLLAIPFFILASSFMSTGGVARRIIRFAIAMVGWFRGGLAMASVVACMMFAALSGSSPATVVAIGSIVIAGMVKNGYSKEFAAGVICNAGTLGILIPPSIVMVVYAAATDVSVGRMFLGGVIPGLLAGVMLMIAIYIAARVKNLPAQPFVGWGEAFAAAKDASWGLLLIVIILGGIYGGVFTPTEAAAVAAVYSFLIANFIYKDMGPFADKENTKPLLVKVFQTFVHKDTKNTLYDAGKLTIMLLFIIANALILKHVLTEERIPQMITESMLSAGLGPITFLIVVNVLLLIGGQFMEPSGLLIIVAPLVFPIAIALGIDPIHLGIMMVVNMEIGMITPPVGLNLFVTAGVAKMSMMNVVKAALPWVAVMFLFLVIVTYVPWVSTWLPTTLMGPEIITK
- a CDS encoding DUF2798 domain-containing protein is translated as MSLERKEFYLFSAIMALIMSGGMSLAMGLLTVDVSQAISTWPNTWFMSFWVALPLSIFVVPVTQKIVDSIFRTKEEEREAS
- a CDS encoding NADPH-dependent FMN reductase, translating into MKVLTLAATNSRNSINKQLVKFASSKLVDSEIDFVDINDFDLPIYNIDLEEEYGIPKTAHSFAKRIEQADAVLISLAEHNGNFTVAFKNLFDWLSRIDRNVYQDKPVIFLATSPGPSGANNVLKLATEAAPHFGGKVVGSLSIPSFYDNFNSDNQVLINHELDSKLESVLNVWAK
- a CDS encoding DctP family TRAP transporter solute-binding subunit, encoding MLKPLTLLSASILALTSFQAAANCDPGEIVIKFSHVTNTDKHPKGIAASLLEKRVNEEMNGKACMQVFPNSTLYDDNKVLEALLNGDVQLAAPSLSKFEKFTKKYRIFDLPFLFEDVDAVDRFQNSEAGDKLKNAMKRRGLKGLSFWHNGMKQMSASKPLMSPSDAEGLKFRVQASDVLVAQFEQLGANPQKMSFKEVYGGLQTKVIDGQENTWSNIYGKKFFEVQDGVTETNHGIIDYLVVTSNTWWKELPQDVREEFNAILNDVTAARNSASSEVNEINKQNIIAAGGVVRSLTPEQRQEWVTALRPVWKKFEKDIGADLLEAALASNK
- a CDS encoding TRAP transporter small permease, producing MEQSLFTRVGKVTDQIEETLIALFLGSMTLLTFSNVVFRYVFNDNILWALELTVFLFAWMVLVGASYGVKKHFHIGVDVIINLAPERGRKMYALAAVALCLLFSILLFIGSWNYWFPFVTERAWYETDDIPMPEILQFLSDWMNEGERYEKMPRFIPYAALPIGMALLTFRFAQCAWQIATGKIDRLISSHEAEEDLEALKSESKES
- a CDS encoding LysR substrate-binding domain-containing protein, which produces MKVDLNDYFYFVHVVEKKGYTAAARDLNMPKSRLSRHVTQLEERLGVRLLQRTSRNVTVTDEGHGFYQHARKLVDTMELAEAAMESRMGLLSGKVVLSCSTGVAQFALIDIITEFAKLYPQVLIEQRVSNTNVDLIAEGIDMAIRGHSSELPDSSLIQRFITKVEWSLYCSPSYLEEIGKIESPYDLARCRVLKVGRSNGKDAIPLQRKDGLRTHQNTNIVMCSEDMSTLKQATIEGLGVIALPDYVCKKPLQTGHLVRILPEWISQSASLSLLMPSRLGVPAHTNALAEFIREKLPLAVGVK
- a CDS encoding type III polyketide synthase, giving the protein MSVLSKPSVYFPEYVVTQDEIIECLRTLHSDQPHAEKAFDMVRNSSIDKRHLIVPLEKVVSLEDFDERSAIYDEQARFMSEQAALQAIENADLQIKDITMVIVTSCTGFMMPSLTAHLINALNLNNSTIQLPMAQMGCVAGAAAVNRAFDHCQQSPNNNALIVTLETSSLCFDKYANRIQDFVTNSLFGDACAAVVMRGDDQTSGMKLTHSASHFLQQSEAFIRYDMTPRGFKFSLDKEVMYSIERVAPVIDDFVQSRQDKRSKDLDFYLFHTGGRRIQDEVERTLGLTPDALDHSRACLRETGNTSSAAVIDVLRRSFEHRKAGEQGVMAAFGPGFTTEMALGTWQ
- a CDS encoding pirin family protein is translated as MTALKNINATQQVKVTGNALSVGSGFTGLGFRHSQFEGTMDPIIMVDHYTMTVPTFGAHPHAGISAVSVIFEDSEGKFNNRDSLGNDFDIEAGDLYWLNAGSGALHDEAPRQGAKIHGLQIFVNLPAKLKHQSPSSLHIKKKNMPTLEGQGYRVRLVLGESNGQRVSESSVWPFLILDGYASEDSTFTHNIKEDFNAWLYAVEGDLQYKIDGKWHALAQGESTTISQTDPIELNVRGTSETQSHFTLLSGETINESFVQQGPFAMSNQQEIDDVTARYQAGELGSL